From the Tenacibaculum dicentrarchi genome, the window TATAGCTAGTAAATTAAATAGAATACCCGCCGTAGTTCCGTTTGTTTTTATAGATATGTAAAAAGAAATTAGTAGAAAAATACTTCCGATTATTTTAGAGATAAAATTATTTTGTTGCATCCATTTTTCTAAAAAACTACTATTTAAAATGGCTTTTTTAGAGGTGTTTAGTAAGAAAATAAAACCTATAATGTTTAAAAATATAGCTATAATATTCATTCTTTTTTGCTTTTAAAATAACACAGCCCAAAGCATGAGAACTATGGACTGTGCTGCATTTAAAGATAAAATAATTCAAAATAATTCAACACAATAAAATATAAAGTAGGGGGAACTTTATATTAAAAGTTATAAGAAACACTTCCTAAAAAGGCTCTTGAAGGTTGTGCATTAATTGTAGTCCAACCAGTATAATATGTTTTGTTTGTTAGGTTGTTTACTTTAAAACCTACTCGAATTTTTTTAAGATTATAATAAGCCGAAGCATTTAAAATAGTATAGCTAGGTAGGGTAAAAGTTCCTGATGTTTTATTGTTTACTGTTAGGTTTTCAGAAGCTCCATTAAAACCAAATCCTAAACCAAAGTTTTTAGCAAAGCTATCTTCTTGAAAAGCATAATCAGCCCAAAAATTATACAATCCTTTTGGTCCTGCAGCTTCAGGTCTTCTGTTTTTAAATTCGGTAACCTCTCTTTTTGCTTTTTGGCTATAGACATTAGTATATTTCATATCGTTAAAAGAGTAAGAACCTCTTAAATTTAGCCCATTAATAGGGTTTGCATTTAATTCGAATTCGAATCCTTTACTTACCACCTCTGCAATATCAATTGTTTTAGGAAATAAAGGTATTGTTGGATCGGAGGTTGTAAAATCTTTAACGGTTATATTGTAATAACTAGCACCTATATTTAATTTATTGTTAAAGAAATTAGTTTTTATTCCTCCTTCAAATTGCTTGGCTTTTTGTGGTTGAAAAACATCAACAGTTCCCGAAGCATTTACAACAGGATTTACGTTTACAAAACCAGTCTGATAGTTGGTAAATACCGATAATTTATTTTTTAATGCCTGATACGACACTCCAAAATTAGGTGATAAGGTAGTTTTGGTATAGTCGTCTTCTTTTCTAGATAACTGCCCGTCTTGAATAAAATGATCTAAACGCAAACCAACATTAACAATTAATTCAGGTGTAATATTTATTACATCAGAAACATAGGCTGCTAGTGTTTGTTGTTTTGTTTGATTTTTAAAAGCGGGTATTTTTTTAAAATCAGCATCTAACTGAGCTTTATCAGGGCTGTAATTTGCGGTAGGTGTAAATGAATTATTCGCGATTGTTCCATTACCATTTAAAAAGGCATCAATATATGGAAATCTGAAAAAGCTAGCGGTTATTCCATCAGAAACGGCATTTAAACCTAAGGCGTTTAAAGTTCCAATTAATTGAGGAAACTGGCTTTGCTTGGTTAAATTCGGATTTCCATTTTTATTTCGATTATTTCGAGTATTAGAAACATAATCAACACCAAAAACAAGCCTGTTACGCAATTGACCAATATTGAAATTTCCTGTAAAATTTTGCTGTAAATTAAACCTTGTTTCGTTGGCGTCTCTTTTACTGTAAGTTCTAACAAAAGAATCAGTAGCTAACATTTTTCCTGCTTCGGTTGTTATTTGAGTAGTAAACGGGTTTATGTTGGCGTTAATAAAAGCAAGTTGAGGTGCTGTTATTAAACCATTTTTTTTCGCATTTTCTAATTGATTATATACTTGGTTTATTTGTAAAAGTGCTGCAACACCACCATCAAATTGATATTGATAATAGCCTTTAGTTTGGGCGTAACTACTCGAAAATACTGTTTGAGAAGTCCAAGTATCCGATAGTTTATAATCAGCAATAGCTCTTGTATTAAATGTCGGATTGGTTAAATTAATGTCGTTATTGGTAAAAGATTTTTTAGGATCGACTCCCATTTCTTTAATGTTTTTAGATATTAAAGGCAGTCCTCTACGTAAAAATAGCATTGAAGGATTGGTTTGTTTTGTTTTAGAAAACTCTAACCCTGCCGATATATTTAATCGGTTATTTACTCTTAAAGAAAGCGAAGGCGCTATAAAATAAGTGTCTTTAAAACCAGCATCCTGAAAACTACCCTGCGTTAAAAACGAAGCATTAACTCTAAAGAATGCTTTTTTAGAAGTGTCTAAACTTGTATTATAATCAACTGATGCTCTATGAAGCCCAAAAGAACCTGCGGTGTACGAAATACTTCCACCAGTACCTTGGTAAGGTTTTTTAGTTACGATATTAATTAAACCACCTAAAGAAGTTTCAGTACTACCAAACAGCGTAGCAGCGGGTCCTTTTATAACCTCAATACGTTCAATATAAGAAGGATCTATGGCGCTAAAAGTAACACCAGCAATACCATCAATAAGTCTTGGTTGTACAGAAAATCCTCTAGTAGAAAAAAAAGAAGTTCCATTTCCAGGACCTCTTCCTGTAGCTTCCCAAAGTTTGTAAACCCCTGTAGCATTCGCCATTGCTTCATCTAAATTAGTTACAACTTGAGATTCTAGCATTTCCGAAGTAACCGTAGTATATACTTGAGAATTTTCTATATCTTTTAAAGGTAATTTAGATACATAAGCTGTTTTTTTACGAGAAAATTTGTTGTTTCTGCTGGTTAAAAGAACCTCTTGAAGCAATTCATTTCCTTCATATAATATGATATTAGAAAGGTTTACAGGTGCATTTACTAAAATTTCTCTGGTTTTAAAACCAATATATGATACGATTAAGGTGAATTTTCCTTTTGATGTTTTAATTTCAAAACTTCCATCAAAACCTGTTTCTGCTCCTATATTTTTTTCTTTTAATAAGATATTAACACCAATTAAAGGTTCGTTATTATTATTTAATACATGACCACTAATGCTATTTCCTTGCGCTACTGTATTTATTATTCCAGCTAATAATATAAAAAACGCTATTATAATTTTATTCAATTTGGTTATTTAGATTTAATAAATTTTACTTTAGCAAAAGTATTAACTAGAAATCAAATTTCAAAAGTTTATTTAGATTAGTTTTAAATAAAAAACAGCAAAGTTGCATCTATTTGTAAATCAGTCGTTATAAAGCAGGTAAATAATCAATAGTTAAAATAATCTATTTTTTAGCATTATGTATATCTTTGTATAAAAATTTAATTGATGACAGCTAAAACACCTATAGAATCATTAACTGTATTAACCGACCTTGTTTTACCAGGAGAAACAAATTATTTAGACAATCTTTTTGGAGGAGAATTATTAGCTCGTATGGACAGAGCTTGTAGTATTGCGGCGCGCCGTCATTCAAGAAGAATTGTGGTTACAGCTTCGGTAAATCATGTAGCTTTTTCAAAAGCAGTACCTGTGGGAAGCGTTGTTACTGTAGAAGCAAAAGTTTCAAGAGCCTTTAAATCATCTATGGAAATTTATGTAGATGTTTGGACGGAAGACCGTCAATCAGGTGTAAAAACAAAGGTAAATGAAGGAATTTATACTTTTGTTGCAGTAGATGAAACAGGAAGACCTGTACCTGTAGCACCTATTGTTCCAGAAACTGATTTAGAAAAAAAGCGTTTTGAAGGGGCTTTACGTCGAAAACAATTAAGCTTGGTTTTAGCAGGGAAATTAGATCCGAAAGAAGCAACAGAGCTCAAAGCATTATTTTTAGGTAAAGAAGAATAGCTTTGTGAAATTTTATGATAATTATAAAAAACATTAGCCTGTTTAAAAATTTTAATCAGGCTAATGTTTTTTATATTGTATCAATTTCTCCGTTTTCAGATAAAAAGATAGCTACTGTTTTTGTTCTTTCAAATTGAGAGAAAACAATAATCATAATTACGGTAATTGGGACACTTAAAACCATGCCCGTAACGCCCCATATTTTACCCCAAATAGCTAAAGATAAAATGGTTACCAAAGGGCTTAAATTTAATGATTTTCCAAAAACTTTAGGTTCTATAAAGTTACCAACAACTACCTGAACCGCCCCAACGGCAATTAATACAATTAAAAATGGCGAAAGTTCTCCAAATTGAATTAAGCTAAATACGGCTGGGAAAATGGTGGCAATTAATGAGCCAATAGTTGGAATATAGTTTAATAAAAAAATTAAAAAAGCCCAAAAAGGAGCACTATCAATACCTACTAATAGTAAAATAAAGTAACTTAAAATACCAGTAAGCAAACTTACATAAGTTTTTAATCGAAGATAATTTGATATAGAAACTTCAATTTTAGACAAAATAAATTGTATGCTAGTATTTTTAGTTTCTTTTCCGTTAAATAGCTTATGAAGTTTCTTCTTGAAGCTACTTTCTTCTAAAAACATAAATAAGGCATAAATTATAATCATAAAAGTATCACCAAGCAAGCTACTAATAGCGTTTGCTGTTTCTGCTAAAACAGCTCCGTAGTTAAAGTCACCAACAATTAATTTTGCCGATTTGATAATATCAATATGAAAATAGGTATTTAAGTTTTTTATAACAACATCAATATTTGGTTCATATTTTGAATAGGAAGTAGATAAATTAACAATACTATTGGTAATAATTTCAGACATAAAACTAAAACTCAAAATAATAAAACTAAAAACAAAAATATTACTCAACCAAATAGGGATGAATTTTTTAGCAAAGGGTATTTTATAGATGTTTTTACGAATTTCACGAGTTAGAAACCAAAAAATTAAGGCAAAAATAAATGGAATTATAATTCCTTTACCAATAACTAAAGTGGTAATAATAACACTAATTATGATGATAAAATTTGCTGAATTTTTCATGTATGTATTTTATTTTTTGCGAATCCATTTTGCGGGGTTTAATTTTGCGGTATCTTTAAATAAAACAAAAAGTAACTTGGTTTTTCCTGAAATTTTATTGGTAAAAACCCTACCTATTTTATCGCCAGTTTTTATGAGCGTACCTTTTGTTACATACACTTTTTCAAGATTGTTATAAGCCGATATATAATTAGCATGCTGTATTAATACCGATTTTTTACCACCAGATTGTGATTGTATAGCAAGTACTTTACCATTAAAAATACTTTTAGCATCTGTATTTACCTTGGTTACAATGTGTAAACCAGGGCTATTAATATTAATTCCTGAAAATGTTGGATGTGGTTGTACACCATATTTTCGTGTGATAATTCCTTTTACAGGCCAAGGTAAATTTCCTTTATTTTGTTCGAAGTTGTGTAATAATTTCTTTTCATCAGCATCTAAAACAAAGCTATTTGCTGTTTTTTTATTTTTTCTATCTAGTTCTTTTTTCTCTGCTTTTTTCTTTGAAACTGCAATTTCTTTTTTTGTTGTTTCGGCAAGTTCTTTTGCTTTTTGAAGCGCAATTTCTCTTTCTTTTTTATCAGCAAGTTCGTTTGCTTTTTTTCTTGCATCAGCAATTGCTTTGAGTCTTTC encodes:
- a CDS encoding TonB-dependent receptor, whose protein sequence is MNKIIIAFFILLAGIINTVAQGNSISGHVLNNNNEPLIGVNILLKEKNIGAETGFDGSFEIKTSKGKFTLIVSYIGFKTREILVNAPVNLSNIILYEGNELLQEVLLTSRNNKFSRKKTAYVSKLPLKDIENSQVYTTVTSEMLESQVVTNLDEAMANATGVYKLWEATGRGPGNGTSFFSTRGFSVQPRLIDGIAGVTFSAIDPSYIERIEVIKGPAATLFGSTETSLGGLINIVTKKPYQGTGGSISYTAGSFGLHRASVDYNTSLDTSKKAFFRVNASFLTQGSFQDAGFKDTYFIAPSLSLRVNNRLNISAGLEFSKTKQTNPSMLFLRRGLPLISKNIKEMGVDPKKSFTNNDINLTNPTFNTRAIADYKLSDTWTSQTVFSSSYAQTKGYYQYQFDGGVAALLQINQVYNQLENAKKNGLITAPQLAFINANINPFTTQITTEAGKMLATDSFVRTYSKRDANETRFNLQQNFTGNFNIGQLRNRLVFGVDYVSNTRNNRNKNGNPNLTKQSQFPQLIGTLNALGLNAVSDGITASFFRFPYIDAFLNGNGTIANNSFTPTANYSPDKAQLDADFKKIPAFKNQTKQQTLAAYVSDVINITPELIVNVGLRLDHFIQDGQLSRKEDDYTKTTLSPNFGVSYQALKNKLSVFTNYQTGFVNVNPVVNASGTVDVFQPQKAKQFEGGIKTNFFNNKLNIGASYYNITVKDFTTSDPTIPLFPKTIDIAEVVSKGFEFELNANPINGLNLRGSYSFNDMKYTNVYSQKAKREVTEFKNRRPEAAGPKGLYNFWADYAFQEDSFAKNFGLGFGFNGASENLTVNNKTSGTFTLPSYTILNASAYYNLKKIRVGFKVNNLTNKTYYTGWTTINAQPSRAFLGSVSYNF
- a CDS encoding acyl-CoA thioesterase; this translates as MTAKTPIESLTVLTDLVLPGETNYLDNLFGGELLARMDRACSIAARRHSRRIVVTASVNHVAFSKAVPVGSVVTVEAKVSRAFKSSMEIYVDVWTEDRQSGVKTKVNEGIYTFVAVDETGRPVPVAPIVPETDLEKKRFEGALRRKQLSLVLAGKLDPKEATELKALFLGKEE
- a CDS encoding AI-2E family transporter, which codes for MKNSANFIIIISVIITTLVIGKGIIIPFIFALIFWFLTREIRKNIYKIPFAKKFIPIWLSNIFVFSFIILSFSFMSEIITNSIVNLSTSYSKYEPNIDVVIKNLNTYFHIDIIKSAKLIVGDFNYGAVLAETANAISSLLGDTFMIIIYALFMFLEESSFKKKLHKLFNGKETKNTSIQFILSKIEVSISNYLRLKTYVSLLTGILSYFILLLVGIDSAPFWAFLIFLLNYIPTIGSLIATIFPAVFSLIQFGELSPFLIVLIAVGAVQVVVGNFIEPKVFGKSLNLSPLVTILSLAIWGKIWGVTGMVLSVPITVIMIIVFSQFERTKTVAIFLSENGEIDTI